The following are from one region of the Chanos chanos chromosome 10, fChaCha1.1, whole genome shotgun sequence genome:
- the bcs1l gene encoding mitochondrial chaperone BCS1, with the protein MPLSDFLGALKDNPYFGAGFGLVGVGTAIAVARKGAQIGMIFFRRHYMITLEVPSRDKSYHWLLSWITKHARHTQHLSVETSYMQHESGRVQTQFDFHPSPGNHIIWYGRKWIRVERTREKQMVDLHTGTPWESVTFTALGRDRQIFFSILQEARELALKQEEGRTVMYTAMGAEWRPFGFPRRRRPLSSVVLESGVAERIVDDVKEFISNPKWYTDRGIPYRRGYLLYGPPGCGKSSFITALAGELGYSICLMSLSDRSLSDDRLNHLLSVAPQQSIILLEDVDAAFVSRELLPAENPMAFQGMGRLTFSGLLNALDGVASSEARIVFMTTNFIERLDPALIRPGRVDLKQYVGHCTHWQLTQMFRRFYPMEPVTEAERFAERALAAHPELSAAQVQGHFMLYKIDPAGSIDNVAKIRE; encoded by the exons ATGCCACTGTCAGACTTCCTTGGTGCTTTGAAGGACAACCCCTACTTTGGGGCCGGTTTTGGTCTTGTGGGGGTGGGCACAGCCATCGCAGTGGCCAGAAAAGGGGCACAGATTGGCATGATCTTCTTCCGGCGACACTATATGATCACCCTGGAGGTGCCCAGCAGGGATAAGAGTTACCATTGGCTGTTGAGTTGGATCACGAAGCACGCTAGGCACACCCAGCACCTGAGCGTGGAGACGTCATACATGCAGCATGAGAGTGGGCGAGTGCAGACGCAGTTTGACTTCCATCCGAGCCCAGGAAACCACATCATCTG gTACGGACGAAAGTGGATCAGAGTGGAGAGGACCAGGGAGAAGCAGATGGTGGATCTACACACAGGAACACCCTGGGAATCTGTCACCTTCACCGCACTGggcagagacaggcagataTTCTTCAGCATCCTACAGGAAG CCAGAGAGTTGGCTCTGAAGCAGGAAGAGGGGCGGACGGTGATGTATACGGCCATGGGAGCGGAGTGGCGACCCTTCGGCTTCCCGCGCCGCCGACGCCCGCTCAGCTCCGTCGTGTTGGAGAGCGGAGTCGCCGAGAGGATTGTGGATGACGTTAAGGAATTTATCAGCAATCCGAAGTGGtacacagacagag GAATCCCGTACAGAAGGGGTTACTTGCTTTATGGACCTCCAGGCTGTGGGAAAAGCAGTTTCAT AACGGCCCTGGCTGGGGAACTGGGTTACAGTATCTGCCTGATGAGCCTGAGTGACCGCAGTCTGTCTGACGACCGGTTAAACCACCTTCTGAGCGTGGCTCCGCAGCAGAGCATCATCCTCCTGGAGGACGTGGATGCAGCCTTCGTCAGCCGCGAGCTCCTTCCCGCCGAGA ATCCGATGGCCTTTCAGGGCATGGGAAGACTGACGTTCAGTGGACTTCTGAATGCTTTAGACGGCGTGGCGTCTTCAGAGGCCAGGATTGTCTTCATGACGACCAATTTCATTGAGAG GCTCGACCCAGCTCTCATACGGCCCGGTCGGGTGGACCTAAAGCAGTATGTTGGGCACTGCACACACTGGCAGCTGACCCAAATGTTCCGGAGGTTCTATCCGATGGAGCCGGTCACGGAGGCGGAAAGGTTTGCAGAACGTGCTCTAGCGGCACACCCCGAACTTAGCGCTGCTCAGGTGCAGGGTCACTTCATGCTCTATAAGATAGACCCTGCCGGTTCTATTGACAACGTGGCCAAGATCAGAGAGTGA
- the cyp27a1.1 gene encoding cytochrome P450 27C1, translated as MAARLAWSLAEFKAGKPFLRLRLTDLSMKRWTASDPAASVAVQVGHAKLRTPDELSVVTTWKMLFRLIFQGYYNRMHEMQLHDRQLYGPIYRTEVGNMKHISLSSVELVEELLRKDEKFPSRGDMSLWTDYRDLKGLSYGPFTEEGEKWYNLRAVLNKRMLHPKDSVKYDQVISQIVADFIKRMHNLRRSSPTGDLVTNLSNELYLFALEGISSILFERRIGCLENEIPAETQEFIDSIALMFSYSMMVVLFPKWARNILPFWGHYVAGWDGIFKFAGKLIDIKVEELQNQVDSGREVEGAYLTYLLSSTNMSVKEVYGSLAELLLAGVDTTSNTVMWTLYLLSRDPEAQDTLYREVVNLSPGDRIPTAQDVNQMSFLKAVVKETLRMYPVVPVNARIMSENDVVIGGYFFPKKTTFTLCHYAISYDEKTFPEPWKFKPERWLRDGRVRPNPFGSIPFGFGVRGCVGRRIAELEMYMLLAAIIKQFEVRPDPGLGEVKTVNRTVLVPDRQVSLNFLERKTASAQ; from the exons ATGGCAGCACGGCTAGCTTGGAGCTTGGCCGAGTTCAAGGCTGGAAAGCCTTTTCTCAGGCTGAGACTGACAGATCTGAGCATGAAGAGGTGGACGGCGAGCGACCCCGCCGCATCCGTCGCCGTCCAGGTCGGTCATGCCAAGCTGAGGACACCAGATGAGCTGTCTGTGGTTACCACCTGGAAGATGTTATTCAGGCTCATCTTTCAAGGCTACTACAACCGCATGCATGAAATGCAG CTGCATGACAGACAGCTCTACGGTCCGATATACAGGACAGAGGTCGGCAACATGAAGCACATTTCGCTAAGCAGTGTCGAATTGGTTGAGGAGCTACTCCGGAAGGATGAGAAGTTCCCCAGCAGGGGGGACATGTCCCTGTGGACCGACTACCGGGATCTGAAAGGCCTCAGTTACGGGCCCTTCACTGA GGAAGGGGAAAAATGGTACAATCTAAGAGCCGTGCTCAACAAACGTATGCTTCACCCCAAAGACTCTGTGAAATATGATCAGGTGATCAGTCAGATTGTGGCAGACTTCATCAAGAGGATGCATAATCTTCGCAGGAGCAGCCCGACAGGAGACCTTGTGACCAATCTGTCTAACGAGCTTTACCTCTTCGCCCTGGAAG gGATCTCTTCTATTCTGTTTGAGCGTCGGATTGGCTGTCTGGAGAACGAGATTCCTGCTGAGACCCAGGAGTTCATTGACTCTATTGCCCTCATGTTCAGCTATAGCATGATGGTGGTCCTGTTCCCAAAATGGGCACGTAACATCCTGCCCTTTTGGGGCCACTACGTTGCCGGCTGGGACGGAATATTCAAATTTG CTGGGAAGTTGATTGACATAAAGGTGGAGGAACTTCAGAACCAAGTGGACTCGGGCCGGGAGGTGGAGGGAGCATACTTAACGTACCTGCTTTCCAGCACCAACATGAGCGTTAAGGAGGTGTATGGGAGTCTTGCCGAGCTGTTATTGGCTGGAGTAGATACA aCTTCCAACACAGTAATGTGGACTCTCTATCTGCTGTCACGGGACCCTGAAGCACAGGACACTCTGTATCGGGAGGTGGTTAACCTGAGCCCAGGAGACAGGATCCCTACAGCCCAGGATGTGAACCAAATGTCTTTCCTCAAGGCTGTTGTCAAGGAGACCCTGAG AATGTATCCCGTAGTCCCAGTGAATGCGCGGATCATGTCAGAAAACGATGTGGTGATTGGAGGATATTTCTTCCCTAAGAAG ACAACCTTCACGCTCTGCCACTACGCAATCAGTTATGATGAGAAAACGTTTCCTGAGCCGTGGAAATTCAAACCGGAGCGATGGCTGAGGGACGGCAGAGTACGACCCAACCCGTTTGGCTCCATTCCGTTTGGGTTTGGAGTTCGAGGATGTGTGGGTCGTCGTATCGCCGAGCTGGAGATGTATATGCTGTTGGCAGCG ATCATCAAACAGTTTGAGGTCAGGCCGGACCCCGGCTTAGGTGAGGTCAAGACAGTTAATCGCACTGTCCTGGTtccagacagacaggtcagtcTGAACTTTCTGGAGAGGAAGACAGCATCTGCTCAATGA